A region from the Rhodohalobacter sp. 614A genome encodes:
- a CDS encoding ABC transporter ATP-binding protein — MIKTKNLRKVYITEEVETTALNDVNLEIKEGEFCAIMGPSGCGKSTLLNIMGLLDNPSEGEYYFMDHEISNHSERERAQLRKGNIGFIFQSFNLIDELTVFENVELPLLYLGVDSKERKEKVETALERMGMMHRRNHFPQQLSGGQQQRVAIARAVVANAKLILADEPTGNLDSDHGDEVMKLLAELNDAGTTIVMVTHSPHDADYARRVIHLFDGHVVTENMQEGFHV; from the coding sequence ATGATTAAAACAAAGAATCTTAGAAAAGTATACATCACTGAAGAAGTGGAAACGACTGCTTTGAATGATGTGAATCTTGAAATTAAAGAAGGTGAATTTTGTGCCATTATGGGTCCTTCAGGATGCGGGAAATCGACTCTTTTGAATATTATGGGGCTGCTGGATAATCCCTCTGAAGGAGAATATTATTTTATGGATCATGAGATTTCCAACCATTCGGAAAGAGAACGAGCCCAGCTCCGAAAAGGAAATATTGGATTCATTTTCCAAAGCTTTAACCTGATTGACGAACTGACCGTTTTTGAAAATGTGGAACTGCCTCTTCTTTATTTAGGTGTGGATTCCAAAGAACGAAAAGAGAAAGTAGAAACAGCTCTGGAACGAATGGGAATGATGCATCGGCGCAATCACTTTCCACAGCAGCTTTCCGGTGGTCAGCAGCAGCGGGTGGCCATTGCGCGTGCCGTTGTAGCGAATGCTAAATTAATCCTCGCCGATGAGCCGACCGGAAACCTCGATTCCGATCATGGCGACGAAGTGATGAAACTGTTGGCGGAACTCAACGATGCCGGAACCACCATCGTCATGGTAACTCACTCCCCCCACGATGCCGACTATGCCCGACGCGTGATTCACCTGTTCGATGGCCATGTTGTGACGGAGAATATGCAGGAAGGGTTTCATGTTTAA
- a CDS encoding four helix bundle protein encodes MSKSNFETLEVYQLSETLADKIWSVVIVWNYFAKDTVGKQLVRAADSIGANIAEGTGRGTFKENKRFVKIARSSLYETKFWLKRASKRNLISKKELHELAPLITELAPRLNAYLNSIGN; translated from the coding sequence ATGTCTAAATCTAATTTTGAGACGCTTGAAGTCTATCAACTTTCCGAAACGTTGGCTGATAAAATTTGGAGTGTCGTTATAGTCTGGAATTACTTCGCTAAAGATACCGTTGGCAAACAACTTGTCCGTGCTGCTGATAGTATTGGTGCCAATATTGCGGAAGGAACTGGCAGAGGTACTTTTAAAGAAAATAAACGATTTGTTAAAATCGCCAGATCTTCTCTTTATGAAACCAAATTCTGGCTCAAAAGAGCTTCCAAACGAAATTTGATTAGTAAGAAAGAACTTCATGAACTCGCTCCTTTAATTACTGAATTAGCACCAAGATTAAATGCATATTTAAATTCAATAGGGAATTAG
- a CDS encoding efflux RND transporter periplasmic adaptor subunit encodes MDRKIEKKTWTTKRISMVAGGVLLVALIVYVLGFMDVRSTLNVERERITVSTVQEDVFQEFIQVTGTVQPIETIFLDAIEGGVVKQVYLESGTMVEEGDTILSMSNSNLQLQVMQQTSALYDQINNVRNSRLNLEQNTLQLQEQLANARSQMEILEAQYERQRKLREDDLISQQEFEETSANYDYQKKRYELTYESYQKDSLQTITQSRQLDNSEQRMYQNLEAVQQILENLTVTAPASGQLSTIELNQGQSISAGERIGQVDNLDDYKVRVNIDEFHLSRIVPGLEGSFPFDGEDHELEITKIYPVITDGQFEVDMEFPGDAPEGLRRGQTVRIRLELGESAQAVRLARGGFYQTSGGNWVFLLNEEETRAVRHEIRLGRQNPEYFEVLSGLEPGDKVITSSYDTFGDNEVLVLE; translated from the coding sequence ATGGATCGAAAAATTGAGAAGAAAACCTGGACAACCAAACGGATTTCGATGGTTGCCGGAGGAGTACTGTTGGTTGCATTGATTGTGTATGTGCTCGGGTTTATGGATGTACGATCGACGTTAAATGTAGAAAGAGAGCGAATAACCGTTTCTACGGTTCAGGAAGATGTATTCCAGGAGTTTATCCAGGTAACGGGGACGGTTCAGCCGATCGAAACCATTTTCCTTGATGCGATTGAAGGTGGGGTTGTAAAGCAGGTTTATCTCGAATCCGGTACGATGGTTGAGGAGGGAGATACGATTCTTTCGATGTCTAATTCGAACCTGCAACTCCAGGTAATGCAACAGACATCTGCACTGTATGATCAGATTAACAATGTTCGGAATTCGCGGTTGAATCTCGAACAAAACACGTTGCAACTTCAAGAACAGCTGGCGAATGCAAGATCTCAGATGGAAATTTTAGAAGCCCAGTATGAGCGCCAAAGGAAGCTCAGGGAAGATGATTTAATTTCTCAACAGGAATTTGAAGAGACCAGTGCAAATTATGATTATCAGAAGAAACGGTATGAACTGACGTACGAATCATACCAAAAGGATTCACTTCAAACCATAACACAATCCCGCCAGTTGGATAACTCGGAGCAGCGAATGTACCAAAATTTGGAAGCTGTTCAGCAGATTCTGGAGAATTTAACGGTTACCGCACCGGCATCGGGTCAGTTGAGTACGATTGAGCTGAACCAGGGGCAATCCATTTCTGCGGGAGAGCGAATTGGACAGGTTGACAATCTGGATGATTACAAAGTGAGAGTGAATATTGATGAGTTTCATTTGTCCAGGATTGTTCCGGGTCTCGAAGGGTCGTTTCCTTTTGATGGGGAAGATCATGAACTGGAGATCACAAAAATTTATCCGGTTATTACAGATGGGCAATTTGAAGTGGATATGGAATTTCCGGGCGATGCACCTGAAGGATTACGGCGCGGCCAGACTGTTCGAATCCGGCTTGAACTGGGAGAATCTGCCCAGGCCGTTCGTCTGGCACGTGGCGGATTTTATCAAACCAGCGGTGGTAATTGGGTCTTCCTGCTGAATGAAGAGGAAACGCGGGCTGTGCGTCACGAAATCCGTTTAGGGAGACAGAACCCCGAGTATTTCGAAGTATTGTCCGGTCTTGAGCCCGGAGATAAAGTCATCACCTCAAGCTATGATACATTTGGTGATAATGAGGTTTTGGTGTTAGAATAA